GCAGGTCGGCGAGCGTCACTACGATCTGGGCAACGATTTCTACGCTGCGATGCTCGATCCGCGCATGACCTACACCTGCGCCTACTGGAAGAACGCCGACGACCTCGCGTCCGCGCAGGAAGCCAAGCTCGATCTGGTGTGCCGCAAGCTCAAGCTCGAACCCGGCATGCGTCTGCTCGACATCGGCTGCGGCTGGGGCAGCCTGATCGGCTATGCGGCCGAGCACTATGGGGTGGAATGCGTCGGCGTGACCGTGTCGCGCGAGCAGGTGGAGTGGGCGCGCGCACGCTACGCCCGCCTGCCGGTGGAATTCCGGCTGCAGGACTACCGCGAGGTCGACGAGGCCTTCGACCGTGTGGCCAGCATCGGCATGTTCGAACATGTCGGGCGCAAGAACTTCCGCACCTTCATGCAGGTGGCGCGGCGCTGCCTGCATCCGGACGGCCTGCTGCTGCTGCACACGATAGGCAAGAACACGCAGCGCGGCGCGACCGACCCCTGGATAGACCGCTATATCTTCCCCAACGGCGATCTGCCGGCGGTCGGTCAGATCGGCCGTGCGGTCGACGATCTGTTCGTGGTCGAAGACCTGCACAATTTCGGCGCGGACTACGACCGCACGCTGATGGCCTGGCATGCCAATTTCGAAGCCGCATGGCCGCAACTGGCCGACCGGCTCGGCGAGCGCTTTCGCCGCATGTGGCGGTATTACCTGCTGTCGTGTGCCGGCGCCTTCCGCGCACGCGACATCCAGCTCTGGCAGTGGGTGCTGTCGCCAGCCGGTGTGCCCGGCGGCTATCGGCGCATCAACTGACGCTGCGCATCAACCGGCATTGAAATACTGGCGGATCGCCTCGTCGGAGGTGTGGGTGTTCAGCTCGCTGACGTTGATCGACAGGCTGCCGGTAGCCCACAGGTAGTGTTTGCGGAACCACGCATACAGCTCGTCCGAGGCCTTGTCGATGGCGCCCAGGCGGCCCGACTCGATCAGGTACTGCAGCGCGCGGTCGGCGCCGGGAGTCTGCTCGGTTACGGCGCGATGCTTTTCGAGCGGCTGGAACAGGCGGCCCACATCGAGTGCAGTGACCGATTGCGGGCGCTCGGCCAGGCGGCGCTCCAGCCTGTCGATGGCGGCCGTCCACGACGGGCTGAGCTTGAAGCGCTGCCGCAGACTTGCGGTCCAGTTTTGCAGAAGCGCAACATAGGTTTGTTCGGTGGCCTTTTCGCTCATCATGTTGGCGTTATCCTTGTACGCAGTCGCGGAAGCATTCAGCCGGTGACGCAGACTCGCAGCCGACGTCCTCCAGTCCGCTTTTACGACTGCGCAACGATCCGGCTTGAGCAGCCGGTGAGCAGGTTGGCACGGCGAAACGAACATTTACTCGCGTGGGGTGCTCCGCCCGCGCTGCATCACGGTCGAGGCCCGATTTCTCGTGAATGATGTCACCACGAGAACCGCATTCTGGTCTGCAGACACGCATCCGGTCCTCCCCGGACGGGGTATCCGGATTTTCAGGCGTCAATCTACGGGTTACGCACATGGTTTTCGAAGTCTACGGACGATTCGAAGTCGAGGTTTGCGAGGAGTCGGGGGCGTGGGTCGCCTACCGGTTGGGGCCCGGCATGCGTCATCGCGACTATGACGTGTCCTTCCCGCGCGGGCTGGCCGAAGACCGGCTGGCCGAGGTGCTGACCAATAGTTTCCAGGACCTCGCTTCGCCGGGGCTGAACGTGCGGCGCGTCCGCTGAAGGCTGTCGCACCGAGCACGCGCCATGTTCGCCTCCCTCGCGCGCCTCCCTGATACGCTGGGCAGCTTCGGTCTGATCTTCTGGGGCAGTGTGCTGCTGGCGCTGCTGTTCGCCATCGGCGTGCTGATCGTGATCGAACAGCGCATGTTCCGGGCGCGCGGCAAGGGTGGCGGTGCGCTGTTCGTGCGACTGTGCTCATTGCCCATCCTCGCGCTGACCGTGGCCGTCGTGCTGCTCGTTGCGCGCACCGTGTCGGGCATGGAAGGTCTGGCGGTGTTCTATGGCGCGCTGTTCACGCTGGCGCCGCTGTTGTGGTTCGGTCTGCACGGGCTGGCCGGGTGGCTCGCCTCACCGCGACTGGACCGGGGTGAAAGTGCGTGGCTGGCGGTCAGTGGTCTGCTGAT
The sequence above is a segment of the Methyloversatilis sp. RAC08 genome. Coding sequences within it:
- the cfa gene encoding cyclopropane fatty acyl phospholipid synthase, with product MLREALFRGPPQDDTRSSKFRVLSGLLAQAGIEVDGPEPWDMRIHSPDLPARLLAQGSLGLGESYMDGEWDADQLDEFFARLLRARLGERVQPARIVMHALSAHIFNRQTRRRAWQVGERHYDLGNDFYAAMLDPRMTYTCAYWKNADDLASAQEAKLDLVCRKLKLEPGMRLLDIGCGWGSLIGYAAEHYGVECVGVTVSREQVEWARARYARLPVEFRLQDYREVDEAFDRVASIGMFEHVGRKNFRTFMQVARRCLHPDGLLLLHTIGKNTQRGATDPWIDRYIFPNGDLPAVGQIGRAVDDLFVVEDLHNFGADYDRTLMAWHANFEAAWPQLADRLGERFRRMWRYYLLSCAGAFRARDIQLWQWVLSPAGVPGGYRRIN
- a CDS encoding DUF7661 family protein, translating into MVFEVYGRFEVEVCEESGAWVAYRLGPGMRHRDYDVSFPRGLAEDRLAEVLTNSFQDLASPGLNVRRVR